The genome window AAGGTGTACGCGAATGACAACTCGGGTCATGCCTTCGTCGAGGAGGACCGCCTCGGTGGGCACGACCCGTATTCGAGTTCGAAGGCAGCGTGCGAGGAGGTCGTCTCCTCCTATCGCCAGAGCTTCTACGACGAGAAGGGTGTCCGCCTCGCTACGGCGCGTGCTGGCAATGTCATCGGTGGCGGCGACTGGTCGGAGGACCGACTCATCCCCGACATCTGGCGCGCCATGGATCGAGGTGAGGCCGTTGTTCTCCGCAACCCGGACTCCGTCCGCCCCTGGCAGCACGTACTCGACCCGGTCAGCGGCTATCTCGACTATGTCGAAGCCATGACCACCGATCAGTGGGCCACGCTGCCCCGGGCGCTCAACTTCGCCCCTGTGCCCGACAGTCCCATGACGGTCCGCGAGGTCACGGAATCGCTGGGTGACGCCATGGGGATCGAGCACCCGTGGCTCCTTGCGGAGGGCGCCCAGCCCGTCGAGATGAAGCTCCTGACTCTGGACGCATCGCTGGCTAATCGGGCCATCGGATGGCGCCCGCGGCTCACCGGTCGCGAGGCAGTCGAGTGGACCGCCGACTGGATCCGGGCCACCCGCGGCGGCGAGTCCGCGGAGGCGGCGGTCGACGCACAGATCCGGCAGTACGAAGAGCTCCTGAGCACCGACCAGTTGGGAGTTTCCCAGTGAAGTTCACCGAGACCAGCCTTCCGGGCGTCTTCACCATTGATCTAGAGCCCAGGGGCGACGACCGAGGCTTCTTCGCCCGGATGTACGACGTCGGCGAGTTCGCTGAGCACGGCCTAGAGACGGACTACGTTCAGTTCAACACCTCATTCAGCCGGATCAAGCACACCTTCCGCGGCATGCATTACCAGCTCGGTGCGAGCGCCGAAGTGAAGGTGGTCAAGGTCATCCGCGGTGAGCTCGTGGACTTCGTCCTCGACCTGCGGGACGGCTCTCCGACCTTCGGGCAATGGACCTCCGTGACTCTCTCGGCAGAGAACCGGACGATGATCTACATCCCTCGCGGCTGCGCACACGGCTTCATGTCGATGACCGAGGACGTCGAGATGCAGTACTTCGTGTCGAACTACTACGACCCTGCGGCCGAGCGCTGTGTGCGGTGGAACGATCCCATGTTCGATGTGACCCTTCCTGCCAAGCCGGCGATCATCTCCGACAAGGACGCCGGCGCCCCGGACTTCGATCCGGTGTGGCACTTGGGCCGAGAGTCCTGACGCCATGCGCATTGCCCTGACTGGGTCCTCCGGCCTCATCGGGTCGGCCATGGCCCGCCATCTCTCTTCCGAACATGAGGTGATCACCCTCGGCCGCCGCGCCACAGCGGATATCCAGGTGGACCTTTCCGACCCCAGTGCCGTTGCCGCACTCGACCTTGGCGAGGTGAACGCGCTCGTCCACTGTGCAGGCGTGGTCGACGAGGACTTCCGCGACCATCCCGAAGCGGCCCTGCGGATGGCGGTGTTCGGCGCCGACGCCCTGGTCAAGGCAGCCGTCGCCTCTGGCGCGACCCACCTCGTCTACGTCTCCTCGGCGCACTCCTACGGTCCCTTCGTGGGAAAGGTCGACGAGTCGACACCTATCAACCCTGTCTCCGACTACGCCATCGCCCACTTCGCCACCGAGCAGGTCTTCCGGCGGCAGGTAAAGGAGGGCGTCGCAGGCGTTGCCTTGCGACCGTGTGCTGTCTTCGGCGATCTCCCCGACGCGAGCCAGTTCCGCCGCTGGTCGCTCATCCCGTTCTCGTTCGCCCGCGATGCAGTGCGCGACCACACGATCGTGATCAGGTCGACCGGTGAGCAGCGGCGGAACTATGTCGGCACAGAGGACATCGCCG of Nocardioides sp. Kera G14 contains these proteins:
- the rfbG gene encoding CDP-glucose 4,6-dehydratase, coding for MPTREFWAGQRVFLTGHTGFKGSWASRWLSKLGATQTGYALAPDSEPALFPLLDTPGLTSVIGDIRDPEPLAAAVAACDPTIAIHMAAQPLVRLSYREPAATYATNVMGTLNVLEALRHHAPSLKAVLVITTDKVYANDNSGHAFVEEDRLGGHDPYSSSKAACEEVVSSYRQSFYDEKGVRLATARAGNVIGGGDWSEDRLIPDIWRAMDRGEAVVLRNPDSVRPWQHVLDPVSGYLDYVEAMTTDQWATLPRALNFAPVPDSPMTVREVTESLGDAMGIEHPWLLAEGAQPVEMKLLTLDASLANRAIGWRPRLTGREAVEWTADWIRATRGGESAEAAVDAQIRQYEELLSTDQLGVSQ
- the rfbC gene encoding dTDP-4-dehydrorhamnose 3,5-epimerase — encoded protein: MKFTETSLPGVFTIDLEPRGDDRGFFARMYDVGEFAEHGLETDYVQFNTSFSRIKHTFRGMHYQLGASAEVKVVKVIRGELVDFVLDLRDGSPTFGQWTSVTLSAENRTMIYIPRGCAHGFMSMTEDVEMQYFVSNYYDPAAERCVRWNDPMFDVTLPAKPAIISDKDAGAPDFDPVWHLGRES
- a CDS encoding NAD-dependent epimerase/dehydratase family protein, with translation MRIALTGSSGLIGSAMARHLSSEHEVITLGRRATADIQVDLSDPSAVAALDLGEVNALVHCAGVVDEDFRDHPEAALRMAVFGADALVKAAVASGATHLVYVSSAHSYGPFVGKVDESTPINPVSDYAIAHFATEQVFRRQVKEGVAGVALRPCAVFGDLPDASQFRRWSLIPFSFARDAVRDHTIVIRSTGEQRRNYVGTEDIAACGTRWLGSNAGGWGALNPLGQLSATVYEFAELCASLSEELTGIPCAITRMPPSGRTAGDDFEYTSLSAITDGTQSVSDTTRRLMQALLQEV